The following proteins are encoded in a genomic region of Catellatospora sp. TT07R-123:
- a CDS encoding HAD family hydrolase — protein MSEHDLTGDTVKCLVWDLDETLWRGVLLEDGVVSLPDEIRRVVVELDRRGILQSVASRNDAEQAMSWLARLGVAEYFVLPRIGWGAKSESVRAIADELGFAYRSMAFIDDHPAEQAEVAHHLPQVRCYAAHEAVTLPSRAEFCPPVVAPDAHLRRQRYQTSLRRQAARAGFAGPDEDFLRTLELRLHIREATAPDLLRVEELTLRTSQMNATGVHYPLRTLRGLLDDSGHLVLVCTLEDRFGQHGTVGIALVARHARSWHLKLLTTSCRVIPYGVGGVLLGWLIDQAASAGVHVAADFVRTERNRMMEVAYRFAGFTAAGCACLDDLPGGGGVQRLHLVATHRTPPASIHVTAQDLA, from the coding sequence ATGAGCGAGCACGACCTGACCGGCGACACCGTCAAGTGCCTGGTCTGGGACCTGGACGAGACGCTGTGGCGCGGCGTCCTGCTGGAGGACGGCGTGGTGAGCCTGCCCGACGAGATCCGCCGGGTCGTCGTCGAGCTCGACCGCCGGGGCATCCTGCAATCGGTGGCCAGTCGCAACGACGCCGAGCAGGCCATGTCGTGGTTGGCGCGGCTCGGCGTCGCCGAGTATTTCGTGCTGCCGCGCATCGGGTGGGGCGCCAAGTCCGAGTCGGTCCGCGCGATCGCCGACGAGCTGGGCTTCGCCTATCGGAGCATGGCTTTCATCGACGACCATCCGGCCGAACAGGCCGAGGTCGCCCACCACCTGCCGCAGGTGCGGTGCTACGCGGCGCACGAGGCGGTGACGCTGCCGTCGCGGGCCGAGTTCTGCCCGCCCGTGGTGGCCCCCGACGCGCACCTGCGGCGGCAGCGGTACCAGACGAGCCTGCGGCGGCAGGCGGCCCGTGCCGGCTTCGCCGGGCCCGACGAGGACTTCCTGCGTACGCTCGAACTGCGGTTGCACATCCGGGAGGCGACCGCGCCGGACCTGCTCCGGGTCGAGGAGCTCACCCTGCGCACCAGTCAGATGAACGCCACGGGAGTGCACTATCCCCTGCGTACGCTGCGCGGCCTGCTGGATGACAGCGGTCACCTGGTCCTGGTGTGCACGCTGGAGGACCGGTTCGGGCAGCACGGCACGGTGGGCATCGCGCTGGTGGCGCGGCACGCGCGGTCGTGGCACCTCAAGCTGCTGACCACCTCCTGCCGGGTGATCCCGTACGGGGTCGGCGGGGTGCTGCTCGGGTGGCTCATCGATCAGGCGGCGTCGGCGGGTGTGCACGTGGCGGCGGATTTCGTACGCACCGAGCGCAATCGCATGATGGAGGTCGCCTACCGGTTCGCCGGTTTCACCGCGGCCGGTTGCGCCTGCCTGGACGATCTGCCCGGCGGCGGCGGTGTGCAGCGGCTCCATCTCGTCGCCACCCACCGCACACCGCCGGCCTCGATCCACGTCACGGCCCAGGATCTGGCCTGA
- a CDS encoding MbtH family protein: MSTNPFDDPDGTYLVLVNDEGQYSLWPALAAGPGGWTVVLGPTGRQAALDHIEQHWTDMRPKSLVEAMNQTS, translated from the coding sequence ATGTCCACCAATCCTTTCGACGACCCGGACGGCACCTACCTGGTGCTGGTCAACGATGAGGGGCAGTACTCGCTCTGGCCGGCGCTCGCCGCCGGACCCGGTGGCTGGACGGTCGTGCTCGGGCCGACCGGCCGCCAGGCCGCGCTCGACCACATCGAGCAGCACTGGACCGACATGCGGCCCAAGAGCCTGGTCGAGGCGATGAACCAGACGTCCTGA
- a CDS encoding MFS transporter produces MSTATTEQAAVPLSRNRDYQLVWGSQALTDFGVNAATIALPLLALSVTGSAARSGLVLAAAAGARLAAGLPAGALVDRWNRKAIMIGCAVAQTVTAASLAAAVSSDLLTLAHLVVAAVVMGACAALFDPAEDASLPNLVAAEQLASAVALKSARVYLGQLTGTAAGGFLYAAARALPFAAGAAVHAVACLGLLFLRLPGREPSPAPAAGLGADIGAGLRWVWQHRYIRVAMACAVTLNLFFSAFYLVAIVLAASRGVPSGQIGVMAAMLGAGGVVGALLAPRLSQRLSAYTAIVSVFWIVALLTPIAVVIHNGYLMGVLFFVMALPAPTATTIIVSRLLLLTPDHLRGRLSSVLGLTAGIAATAGPVLGGALAQAVTGGQATLICAAGVAVMALVVTLSPTLRAGTPDQA; encoded by the coding sequence GTGAGCACCGCCACGACCGAACAGGCCGCGGTTCCGCTGTCGCGCAACCGCGACTACCAGCTGGTGTGGGGCAGCCAGGCGCTGACCGACTTCGGCGTCAACGCCGCCACGATCGCCCTGCCGCTGCTCGCGCTGTCGGTCACCGGTTCGGCGGCCCGCTCCGGCCTGGTGCTGGCGGCGGCGGCCGGAGCGAGACTCGCCGCCGGCCTGCCCGCCGGGGCACTGGTGGACCGGTGGAACCGCAAGGCGATCATGATCGGCTGCGCGGTGGCGCAGACCGTCACCGCGGCCTCCTTGGCGGCTGCGGTGTCGTCGGACCTGCTCACGCTGGCCCACCTGGTCGTCGCGGCCGTCGTCATGGGCGCCTGCGCGGCGCTGTTCGACCCGGCCGAGGACGCCAGCCTGCCCAACCTCGTCGCGGCCGAACAGCTCGCCTCGGCGGTCGCGCTCAAGTCGGCTCGGGTCTACCTGGGGCAGCTGACGGGCACCGCCGCGGGCGGATTCCTGTACGCCGCCGCCCGGGCGCTGCCGTTCGCGGCCGGGGCCGCCGTCCACGCCGTCGCGTGCCTCGGCCTGCTGTTCCTGCGACTGCCCGGACGCGAGCCGTCGCCGGCACCCGCCGCGGGGCTCGGCGCCGACATCGGGGCCGGGCTGCGCTGGGTGTGGCAGCACAGGTACATCCGGGTCGCCATGGCCTGCGCCGTCACGCTCAACCTGTTCTTCAGCGCCTTCTACCTCGTCGCCATCGTGCTGGCCGCCTCGCGCGGGGTGCCGTCGGGCCAGATCGGCGTGATGGCCGCGATGCTCGGCGCGGGCGGCGTCGTCGGCGCGCTGCTGGCACCCAGGCTGTCGCAGCGCCTGAGCGCCTACACGGCGATCGTGTCGGTGTTCTGGATCGTGGCCCTGCTGACCCCGATCGCCGTGGTCATCCACAACGGCTACCTGATGGGCGTGCTGTTCTTCGTGATGGCCCTGCCCGCACCCACCGCCACCACGATCATCGTCTCGCGGCTGCTGCTGCTGACCCCCGATCACCTGCGCGGGCGGCTCAGCTCCGTGCTGGGCCTGACCGCGGGCATCGCCGCGACCGCGGGCCCCGTACTGGGCGGGGCGCTGGCCCAGGCGGTGACGGGCGGCCAGGCGACGCTGATCTGCGCGGCCGGCGTCGCCGTCATGGCCCTCGTCGTCACCTTGAGCCCCACGCTGCGCGCGGGTACCCCGGACCAGGCATAA